One stretch of Oncorhynchus gorbuscha isolate QuinsamMale2020 ecotype Even-year linkage group LG21, OgorEven_v1.0, whole genome shotgun sequence DNA includes these proteins:
- the LOC124008127 gene encoding zinc finger protein 566-like, whose product MSKLQLLNVFVAERLSAAAVEIFGAVEKTIAEFQELILCSAEENERLRRLLAMVIKPEIKLHRVDFQLLTLVVPPEQQNCDHEWSPSLGQDDPEPTQIKEEQQEFRLSQEDPPQPPHLYQSQTVDDVERSALPIIIIEEIKTDPDGEDYRVAQPTSDQPHSVHPDCSAAMEKLYQCKQCGNSFTRKGHLTIHSRIHTGEKPYQCKQCGRCFNVKSNLKQHMRIHTGQKSYQCKDCGKCFSRKCDLDRHTRIHTGEKSFQCEDCGNAFNQKIELTLHMKVHRGQRTYSCPVGRKSYMELSHLRRHQSVHTGEKPPSVQRM is encoded by the exons ATGTCCAAACTACAGTTGCTGAATGTGTTCGTCGCCGAGCGTTTATCCGCGGCTGCTGTGGAGATATTCGGGGCCGTAGAGAAGACCATTGCAGAGTTTCAGGAACTCATTTTATGTTCAGCAGAGGAGAACGAGCGTCTACGGAGGCTGTTGGCCATGGTTATCAAACCAGAGATAAAGTTACACAGAGTTG ACTTCCAGCTACTCACTCTAGTCGTTCCCCCTGAGCAGCAGAACTGTGATCATGAGTGGAGCCCCAGTCTGGGGCAGGATGACCCAGAACCCACACAGATCAAAGAGGAACAACAGGAGTTCAGACTCAGTCAGGAGGACCCACCTCAGCCCCCACATCTTTACCAAAGCCAAACTGTGGATGATGTAGAGAGGAGCGCTCTACCTATTATCATAATTGAGGAGATCAAAACAGATCCTGATGGAGAGGACTACAGAGTAGCACAACCAACCAGTGATCAGCCCCACTCGGTTCATCCAGACTGCTCTGCTGCAATGGAGAAACTATATCAGTGTAAACAATGTGGCAACAGCTTCACACGTAAGGGACACTTGACCATCCATTCAAGGATACACACTGGGGAGAAACCTTATCAGTGCAAACAATGTGGTAGATGTTTCAATGTTAAGAGTAACCTGAAACAGcatatgagaatacacacaggacagaAATCTTATCAGTGCAAAGACTGTGGCAAATGTTTCAGTCGGAAGTGTGACTTGGACAGACACACAaggatacacacaggggagaaatctTTTCAGTGTGAAGACTGTGGCAACGCTTTCAACCAGAAGATAGAATTGACATTGCATATGAAAGTtcatagaggacagagaacaTACAGCTGTCCTGTAGGCAGGAAAAGTTACATGGAATTAAGCCATTTAAGACGTCATCAGAGCgttcacacaggggagaaacctccATCAGTGCAAAGAATGTGA
- the LOC124008129 gene encoding zinc finger protein 135-like: MSKLQLLNVFVTERLSAAAVEIFGAVEKIIAEHQEEIFRSAKENERLRREMDMIIKSEIQLYRTDFQLLTRSVPPEQQSCEQEWSPSLGQEDPEPTQIKEEHQEFRLSQEDPSQPSHLYQNQTVDDGERSALPIIITEEIKIEPDVEDYRVPQPTSDQPLSVHPDGSATLEKPYWCQQCGKSFTRKGNLTLHLKIHTGEKPFLCKQCGKRFNQKSNLTIHTRVHTGENPYQCKQCGKRFNHKSNLTSHARIHTGENPYQWKAI; the protein is encoded by the exons ATGTCAAAACTGCAGTTGCTGAATGTGTTCGTTACCGAGCGTTTGTCGGCGGCTGCTGTGGAGATATTCGGGGCCGTAGAGAAGATTATAGCAGAGCATCAGGAAGAAATCTTCCGTTCAGCAAAGGAGAACGAGCGTCTACGGAGGGAGATGGACATGATTATCAAATCAGAGATACAGTTATACAGAACAG ACTTCCAGCTACTCACTCGCTCTGTTCCCCCTGAGCAGCAGAGCTGTGAGCAGGAGTGGAGCCCCAGTCTGGGGCAGGAGGACCCAGAACCCACACAGATCAAAGAGGAACATCAGGAGTTCAGACTCAGTCAGGAGGACCCATCTCAGCCCTCACATCTTTACCAAAACCAAACTgtggatgatggagagaggagcgCTCTACCTATCATCATAACTGAAGAGATCAAAATAGAACCTGATGTAGAGGACTACAGAGTACCACAACCAACCAGTGATCAGCCCCTCTCAGTTCATCCAGACGGCTCTGCTACACTGGAAAAACCATATTGGTGTCAACAATGTGGTAAAAGCTTTACACGTAAGGGAAACTTGACCTTGCATTTAaagatacacacaggagagaaaccttttctgtgcaaacaatgtggaaaaaggtttAACCAGAAGAGCAACTTGACCATCCACACAAgggtacacacaggagagaaccCCTATCAGTGCAAACAATGTGGCAAAAGATTTAACCATAAGAGCAACTTGACCAGCCATGCAaggatacacacaggagagaaccCCTATCAATGGAAAGCTATTTAA